Proteins from one Hydrogenophaga sp. SL48 genomic window:
- the rsmA gene encoding 16S rRNA (adenine(1518)-N(6)/adenine(1519)-N(6))-dimethyltransferase RsmA, producing the protein MKHVARKRFGQHFLTDAAVIDGIVEAIAPLPDDAMVEIGPGLAALTQPLVERLGRLTVIELDRDLAVRLRAHPQLSVIESDVLKVDFSALAANMGVAKIRVVGNLPYNISTPILFHLLDHVHVVQDQHFMLQKEVIDRMVAAPATADYSRLSVMLQWRYAMTNVLFVPPESFDPPPRVDSAIVRMVPLAEPPAIDIKLYGELVQVAFSQRRKILRNTLGKWLDAREFAGPFDLQRRAEEVPVAEYVALAQAVR; encoded by the coding sequence ATGAAGCACGTTGCGCGCAAGCGGTTTGGCCAGCATTTCCTGACCGATGCCGCCGTGATCGACGGGATCGTCGAGGCCATTGCACCCTTGCCGGACGATGCCATGGTCGAAATCGGCCCGGGTCTGGCCGCGCTGACGCAGCCGCTGGTCGAGCGCCTGGGTCGACTCACCGTCATTGAACTCGACCGTGATCTTGCGGTGCGCCTGCGTGCGCATCCGCAGTTGAGTGTGATCGAGTCCGATGTGCTCAAGGTGGACTTCTCTGCATTGGCTGCGAACATGGGCGTCGCAAAGATCCGGGTGGTCGGCAACCTGCCGTACAACATTTCCACCCCCATCCTTTTTCACCTGCTGGACCATGTGCATGTGGTCCAGGACCAGCATTTCATGCTGCAGAAGGAGGTGATCGATCGCATGGTGGCAGCGCCCGCGACGGCCGATTACAGCCGCCTCTCGGTGATGTTGCAGTGGCGCTATGCGATGACCAACGTGCTCTTCGTGCCGCCTGAGAGCTTTGACCCGCCGCCGCGCGTGGACAGCGCCATCGTGCGCATGGTCCCGCTGGCCGAACCACCGGCCATCGACATCAAGCTGTACGGCGAGCTGGTGCAAGTCGCTTTCAGCCAGCGCCGCAAGATCCTGCGCAACACACTGGGCAAGTGGCTGGACGCGCGCGAATTTGCAGGCCCCTTCGACTTGCAGCGCCGGGCTGAAGAAGTGCCGGTGGCCGAGTACGTGGCCCTCGCGCAAGCCGTGCGGTAG